Genomic segment of Dehalobacter sp. 12DCB1:
GAAACATGATAACATCAGCTTCATCGACTGCGATTTCGGCCTGCTGTTTCATCTTCGATGAAAGCGGTGTCGTTTCATCTTTAAATTCTATGCCGCCGGTATCAATCAGCGTAAATTTTCTGCCAAGCCATTCAGCATCAAAATATAACCGGTCCCTTGTTACCCCGGAGGTATTTTCAACGATGGCCACCAAGCCGCCGACAATTCTGTTAAACAGCGTCGATTTCCCGACATTCGGACGCCCAACAATTGCTACCACAGGTTTACTCACTTTCCGAACCTCCAATCGTTATCCCTAAAAGTCCTTCTATAAAAGACTGACCATCATTTTCCACAACTACCGCTATACCATTGACCTGTTTGGTCAGCCATCGGACATCATATCCATCGAGGAATACTTCTTCACCGGCCCTCAGCATCACTCGCGACAGTAAGAAATACTCTCCCTGCAGGTCACCCAGTTGTGCTGCGATGTCCTGAGCCGTAAGCAGCCCTGCAACGGTCACCGTGGTTCCAAAAAAAGTGTTGGCAATCTCATGTACAGTAATATGCAGGCCTTGAACTGCAGGCAGCTCTGCGATCCTGGACCGGAAATAGGCCGCTGCCGATACCCCGGTAACTATGTGTATCTTTCTTTCCTGAATCCGCTCTGGCAGGTCACCAATGCACATCTGGATTTCATCCTGAAACTTTCGGGCCATGCCAATGCCGTTTTCAAGTTGGGGAAAATCGTCATATTCAGGATGTGGCGGAAAATCTCTGCTAGCAAGCATATAAAATTCATCAGAAAAATAAACAAGGTTTTGACCGGTCCGTTTTCGGTATTTCTTCTGCCATTCTATTCCATGTTCCAAGACTTCCCTTGCCGCTTCCGGCGTTACGATCCGAAGTTCCGGCAGTCTATCTCTGTACTTTGTTAATCCAACCGGAACAATGCCAATGGACTGGACCTGCGGGAAAAAGGCCGCAAGGTTCTCTACAGTTTCTTGCAAAACCTCCCGATCATTATATCCAGGAACCAAAACGATCTGCGTATGCAGAACAAGACCGGCTTCGGCAAGTCTATTGATTTGCTCAGCCAGTTTCCCGGCCTGCCTGTTTCTCATCAGTTTCTCCCTGACAGCGGGATTCCATGCATGAACAGAGATATACAAAGGGCTCAGATGCATGTCAATAATTCTCTGAAAATCCTTATCTGCCAGGTTAGACAAGGTGATATAGCTTCCCTGGTTCACTGACATCCGATAATCATCATCCAGGTCGTATAGTGACGCTCTCATCCCGGTAGGCATCTGCCGGACAAAGCAGAAAACACAGTTATTCCGACACTTCATCAGTCCATCCCGGCCAACACTGCTGACTTCTATGCCAAGCAGTTCCTCCGGTTCCTTGACAATCTCCAATTCCCAGATCTCTTTATTCTTCTTCTGAATGATCAATGTAAATTCTTCTTCAGCCGTCCAATACTGCAAATCCAAAATATCCTGAATATTGTGCTGATCCACCTGGAGAATCTCATCTCCGGGTTCGATCTCCATCTCAGCAGCAATACTGTTTTTCATAACAGCAGATACCTTCAACCCATCGGGCATTTTTCCCATCCTTTTCCAACGTAAAATGCTTTAGTACTTGGTTAACCTTTTCATTATACTATGAAGGCGGTTATAAAGGTACTCGTACATCTACCACTCGCATAGAAAACATAAATAACCTTATTATCAGTCTGCTAACTGCTTCGCAGCAGATTATTCTGTCGGAAGCGTGAAATATTCAGTAAAATACCTATTTCAAACATGGTTACAAGCAAAGAGCTTCCTCCATAGGAAATCAGAGGTAGGGTGATTCCTGTTACTGGGAAAAGACCGGTCACAACACAAAGATTAATCACGGTTTGAATGCCCAGGATCGTTGTGATCCCAAATCCGAGCATCCGTCCGAATCCATCCGGACATTGCCGTGATATGGCATAGCCGCGCCCAATGAGTACGATGAAACACAAAAGCATGAGCGAAGTCCCGAAGAAACCAAATTCCTGTCCGATCACGGCAAAAATAGTATCCGTATAATTTTCAGGCAAAAAACCCAGTCCCTCACTGCTTCTTCCGATCCCGATGCCGAGCAGCCCGCCAGAACCGAAGGCAATCTGGGCATTAATTTGCTGATAGCCAAATGATGTTGCATATTCCCAAGGATCCAGCCATCCCAATATTCTGTTCCACTGGTATTCTTCTCCTTTAACCAGAAAAAATCCTGGGATGCCAATCAGTGGAATCGCAGCCAGGAAATAGCCCGTCGGGAGCTCCGTCATCAGCATCATAAACACTCCTGCTCCCAGGATGACAATCGCAGTGCCAAGGTCAGGCTGCTTATAAACGAGCAGACAAATGACGCCAAGCACACCCACCGGCATGAAGATATCCTTAAATTTTTTAACCGGGTAGCGGCTAAGGATATAAGCAAAGAAGAGGACAATGGCCAGTTTTGCGATTTCTGACGGCTGTACGGACATCCCGAAAATATCCAGCCAGCGAGCCGAACCTTTCTTTGTACTTGACAGGCTGCTGAATTCGACCATCAAGAGCAGGATGACACTGACGAGTATACTGATCCCAGATACCTTTCGAAAGGCCTTCAAAGGGAGGTAAACAGCTACCGCGGCTGCAAAGATTCCTAACCCTACCCACTGTAACTGCCTAAAAAACAAATAATAGGAATTATTTTTATTCTCATAAGAAAAAGAGGAGCCGGCACTTAAAACCATAATCAGACCAACTGCCAAAATGATTACCGCAGAAAATAACAGAATAAAGTCAGGATTTTTTGTTTTTATCTTCTGAGCAGCCATCTTTTGACCTCCTGTTGCATTAATTCCGTCCGAAGTGAAATGACTTCTTGCCAATCAAAGCAAGAAGCCATTTGATGCATCCATTTTATCAAAGTATGTCCCCGTCTGTATCCGGTATATTTCCAATTTTTTCGCCAATCGTAACTTCAGGTATATCCGGCAGATTTACCAAATCCTGATGGGCACTGGCTTCGCTGGCTTCCGTAAGCAGTTCCCGGATACTCAGGCTGATTTTTTTATCTTCCGGTTTAAAATCGATGACTTTCGCTGTAATCTCCTGTCCGACCTGAACAACATCCTGTACTTTTATGACCCTGTGGTCGGCCAGCTGGGAAATATGCACCAACGCATCAACCCCGTCCTCCAGTTCTACAAAAGCACCAAAAGGTGCGATTCTGACGACTTTGCCGTGTACGATAGATCCCACAGTATATTTTTCAGCAGCAGCAGACCATGGATTGGTTTTAAGCTGTTTTAATCCGAGGGAAATCCTGCCTTTTTGAGCATCAATCGCTAAGACCTGAACTTCAACTTCATCACCGATATTCACGATCTCCGACGGGTGTTTTACTCTGGAGAAAGCCATATCCGAGATATGTAGTAGCCCGTCCATACCGCCAAGATCAACAAACGCACCAAAATCGGCCAAGCGGCGAACTGTTCCCTTTACGATATCACCTTCTTTAATCGTCTCCATAAGTTTTTCTTTTTTACTTTCCTGCTCTTCTGCTAAAATAACCTTTTGGGAAAGGACCAGTTTCTTCTTGTATTCATCATACTCGATGACTCTTAAACGAAGTGTTTTCCCGATATACTTTTCAAGATTGTCTACAAAGCCGGTTTCAACCTGAGAAGCAGGCACAAAGCCTCTCATTCCGAGGTCGACCAGAAGTCCGCCTTTGACCGCTTCCGTAACGACTGCCTGAACTTCTTCCTTTGATTCGGCAAGGTGGGCCAACTGTTCCTTCGCTTCAACCTCATTGGCCCGTTTACGGGATAAAACGGGGTAGCCTTCCTGGTTTTCGACACGCATGACCATCACCGAAATCGTATCACCGATTTTAACGAGATCATGAATATTCGAAACCTTGGTAGCGGAAAGTTCCTCAAAAGGAATCATGCCTTCCGATTTCCAGGCAATATCCACAAAGACCTCATCGCCTGTTATTTTTACGACGGTTCCTTTGACAATCGCGCCCCGATAAAGTTTGGGTAGCCCCTGATCAAAATTTTCCATCATGTTTTCTTCATCATAAACCGTCTTCACAGCGCTTTCCTCAGCCTCTTGGATCTGTGTTTTTTCCATAAACTCCGACATTTTATTGCAAACCTCCTCGATAATCCAATCCGGTGTGGAAGCTCCTGCTGTCAAGCCGACATTTCTCGCATCCGTAAACCAGATCTCCAGTAATTCTTCGGCTGTTTCTATACAGTATGTTTTCGTTTTTCCACTGCAGATCGATCCCAGTTTCCGTGTATTGGAACTACTCAACCCCCCCACGACAATCATCACATCCACTTTTTCGGCCAATTCACTAGCTGAGGCCTGGCGTTCTTCCGTCGCCGCGCAGATCGTATTTTGGACGATTAGTTCCCCAGTATGTTTTTTTAACTCTTCAACAACTGTAAAAAAATGACTTTTCTGCTGTGTTGTTTGGGCCAAAACTGTAATTCTTGGGTGGTATGGCAAATCTTCAGCCTCGGCCAGCGTCTCTATGGCGAGAGCATTACTTCCTGCCCATCCTAGGATCCCTTTAACTTCCGGATGGCTTTTGTCACCGACAACAATGACAAAACTGTTTGCTGATGAGCTGGCAGCCATTCTTTGCGCTTTTTGGACATAAGGACACGTTGCATCAATAATGGTAATTCCGCGTTCCTTTGCCTGCGCATACGTTTCCGGAGGAACACCATGCGACCTGATTACAAGCTGTTGACCCATTTTGGCCTCATTAACAGAGTGAATGACTTCCAAACCTTTCTCAGCTAAATAATCAACAACTTGCTGATTGTGGATGAGCGGTCCTAAAGATGCAGTCAATCCGGTGCCAGCAGCTTTTTCAGCCAATTCAATCGCCCGTTTGACTCCAAAACAGAAACCTGCTTTTGCCGCTCGCTGAATCATCAACCAAACTGCCCTCCTTTTATGCCTATCTCGTTTATTTCGCTGAGAAAAACAAAATTCCTCCTAGCACTTTATTAACCTTCGATCATTTTTACATTTCATTCACAACATCCATGATTTTATTGGCGAGCCATTCCCTACGGTTTTCAATCTTTTCTGGGATTTCAAGATTATCGGCATAAAATGGCTTACCAATAATTATCCCTATCTTACCCCTTCTTTGGTTTAATAATCCTTTGGCTCCATAGACCTTAACCGGCAAAATCGGCGCATGGCTTTTGTTAATAATTAATACAATCCCTGCCATGGCTTCCTGAATGTCACCGGTTTTGGACCGGGTACCTTCCGGAAATATCCCCAAAATTTTTCCTTCTTTTAGCAGCCTGACCGATTTTCGAAATGCCCCGATATCACCCTGCCCCCGTTTAACCGGAAAAGTACCAAGGCCATGCAGAATTTGCCCTAACAGTGGTATCGAGAAAAGCTCCTCTTTTGCCATGAAATATACCTGTCTTGGCATCGAACAGCCAACAATAATTGGATCCCAAAGGCTTATATGATTGCACGCAATAATCACAGGTCCTTCTACTGGAAAATTTTCCAGACCTGTTATCCTGCATCCTTTGATTTTCAGAACAAGGGTCATGATTCCCTTAGCCAATGAATACAGCATCACTTTAGCCCTCCCTGATAATTCTAATGATCTTGGTAACAACTTCATCAATCGTTAAACCTGTCGTATCGAGGATCACCGCGTCCTTAGCGGGCTTCAGCGGTGCAAATTTTCTCTGGGAGTCTGCTGCATCTCG
This window contains:
- a CDS encoding DUF512 domain-containing protein, with translation MPDGLKVSAVMKNSIAAEMEIEPGDEILQVDQHNIQDILDLQYWTAEEEFTLIIQKKNKEIWELEIVKEPEELLGIEVSSVGRDGLMKCRNNCVFCFVRQMPTGMRASLYDLDDDYRMSVNQGSYITLSNLADKDFQRIIDMHLSPLYISVHAWNPAVREKLMRNRQAGKLAEQINRLAEAGLVLHTQIVLVPGYNDREVLQETVENLAAFFPQVQSIGIVPVGLTKYRDRLPELRIVTPEAAREVLEHGIEWQKKYRKRTGQNLVYFSDEFYMLASRDFPPHPEYDDFPQLENGIGMARKFQDEIQMCIGDLPERIQERKIHIVTGVSAAAYFRSRIAELPAVQGLHITVHEIANTFFGTTVTVAGLLTAQDIAAQLGDLQGEYFLLSRVMLRAGEEVFLDGYDVRWLTKQVNGIAVVVENDGQSFIEGLLGITIGGSESE
- a CDS encoding putative peptidoglycan glycosyltransferase FtsW, whose protein sequence is MAAQKIKTKNPDFILLFSAVIILAVGLIMVLSAGSSFSYENKNNSYYLFFRQLQWVGLGIFAAAVAVYLPLKAFRKVSGISILVSVILLLMVEFSSLSSTKKGSARWLDIFGMSVQPSEIAKLAIVLFFAYILSRYPVKKFKDIFMPVGVLGVICLLVYKQPDLGTAIVILGAGVFMMLMTELPTGYFLAAIPLIGIPGFFLVKGEEYQWNRILGWLDPWEYATSFGYQQINAQIAFGSGGLLGIGIGRSSEGLGFLPENYTDTIFAVIGQEFGFFGTSLMLLCFIVLIGRGYAISRQCPDGFGRMLGFGITTILGIQTVINLCVVTGLFPVTGITLPLISYGGSSLLVTMFEIGILLNISRFRQNNLLRSS
- a CDS encoding bifunctional 4-hydroxy-3-methylbut-2-enyl diphosphate reductase/30S ribosomal protein S1, encoding MMIQRAAKAGFCFGVKRAIELAEKAAGTGLTASLGPLIHNQQVVDYLAEKGLEVIHSVNEAKMGQQLVIRSHGVPPETYAQAKERGITIIDATCPYVQKAQRMAASSSANSFVIVVGDKSHPEVKGILGWAGSNALAIETLAEAEDLPYHPRITVLAQTTQQKSHFFTVVEELKKHTGELIVQNTICAATEERQASASELAEKVDVMIVVGGLSSSNTRKLGSICSGKTKTYCIETAEELLEIWFTDARNVGLTAGASTPDWIIEEVCNKMSEFMEKTQIQEAEESAVKTVYDEENMMENFDQGLPKLYRGAIVKGTVVKITGDEVFVDIAWKSEGMIPFEELSATKVSNIHDLVKIGDTISVMVMRVENQEGYPVLSRKRANEVEAKEQLAHLAESKEEVQAVVTEAVKGGLLVDLGMRGFVPASQVETGFVDNLEKYIGKTLRLRVIEYDEYKKKLVLSQKVILAEEQESKKEKLMETIKEGDIVKGTVRRLADFGAFVDLGGMDGLLHISDMAFSRVKHPSEIVNIGDEVEVQVLAIDAQKGRISLGLKQLKTNPWSAAAEKYTVGSIVHGKVVRIAPFGAFVELEDGVDALVHISQLADHRVIKVQDVVQVGQEITAKVIDFKPEDKKISLSIRELLTEASEASAHQDLVNLPDIPEVTIGEKIGNIPDTDGDIL
- a CDS encoding lysophospholipid acyltransferase family protein gives rise to the protein MLYSLAKGIMTLVLKIKGCRITGLENFPVEGPVIIACNHISLWDPIIVGCSMPRQVYFMAKEELFSIPLLGQILHGLGTFPVKRGQGDIGAFRKSVRLLKEGKILGIFPEGTRSKTGDIQEAMAGIVLIINKSHAPILPVKVYGAKGLLNQRRGKIGIIIGKPFYADNLEIPEKIENRREWLANKIMDVVNEM